Sequence from the Aquimarina sp. Aq107 genome:
AATTTAATCAGGATACGACACTTTTAGAAGATGAAATTCCGCAAGTAGATGTGTGGAACTGGAAAGATAAAATGATACAGCCTGAGCAAAATGCACGGTTTGAGGAATTAAAAAAAAGAGCGTTTATATCATATTATGATACAGAGAAATCGTCTGTAGTACATATACAGGATGATACATTTGAGGATCTTATTTTCGATAAAGATCAACAGCAAAAATATATATTAGGAGCTACAGGATCCCCTTATGATAGTGAGCGTTCTTGGTTATTGCCTTGGACCAGAGATTTTTATGTTATAGATACATATACAGGTCAAAAACGTTTAGGACTTACCAAAACTGCTTTACGACCTTTTTTGTCCCCAGATGGGAGGTATGCATTATATTACGATATTTTTAAGAAGCATTGGTTTTCCTTGGAATTATCTACTCTAAATAAAGTTAATCTTACAGAAAAAGTAAAAGTTGCTTTTTATGACGAAGATGACGATCATCCAATGCTACCCTATCCTTATGGTTTTGGAGGTTTTGATAAAGACGGGAATGGATTAATTTATGATAAATTTGATATTTGGAAGGTTTCTATGTCTGGAGAAACTAAGCCTATTAATATTACTGCCATTGGTAGGAAAAAGAACATAGAATATAGAACAGAAAGGTTAGATTCTGAAAATCGAGATAATGCATCTTATTCTGGTCAAGATTTATTGATTACAAGTTTTGATAAGACTACTAAATCCTCTGGGTTATATGTTTTGAGAGATAATAAATTAGTTGAAAAAATTAAACCTACTGAGTTCTTTTTAGATGAATACAACAAAGCAAAAAAAGGAGAAGTTATTACTTTTAGGAAACAAAATTTTAATACGTTTCAAGATCTACATTATACCAATAATAATTTTGAAAGTATAACCCAAATAACAAAGGCTAATCCTCAGAAAGAAGAATTTAAATGGGGTACTGCAGAGCTTTTTAGTTGGAAAGCTTATGATGGTACCAAACTAGATGGAATTATTTATAAACCAGAAGATTTTGATCCCTCTAAAAAGTATCCTCTTATTACTTATTTTTATGAAAAGAGATCCGATAGTTATAGAACATATTATACACCTAGACCAAGTGCTTCTATCGTAAATCCATCATATTTAGTAAGTAATGATTATATCATGTTTGTGCCAGATATTGTGTATGAGGATGGAAAACCTGGTCCAAGTTCGTATAACTGTGTAGTCTCTGGAGTAGAAGCTTTAGAGAAATTAGGTTATGTAGATAGTGAGAACATAGGAATTCAAGGTCAGAGTTGGGGTGGATATCAGGTGGCATATTTAGTAACTGTTACTAATAAGTTTAAAGCGGCAATGGCAGGAGCTCCAGTAAGTAATATGACATCTGCATACGGAGGAATTCGATGGCAATCTGGACTGAGTAGAGCGTTCCAGTATGAAAGATCTCAGAGTAGAATTGGAAAGAATTTATGGGACGGGTTTGATTTATATATCGAAAACTCTCCGTTATTTGGAATTCCTAAAATAGAAACTCCCTTACTTATGATGCATAATGATAAAGATGGAGCAGTTCCCTATTATCAGGGTATAGAAATGTTTATGGGTATGCGTAGATTAGGAAAACCTGCTTGGTTGTTGGTATATAATGATGAAGCGCATAATCTTAGAAAAGAAAAGAATAGACAGGATTTATCTATTAGAATGATGCAATTCTTCGATTATTATTTACAAGATAAACCAGTGCCAACATGGATGACAAAAGGTGTTCCTAGGATTGATAAAGGAAAAAATCTTGGGTATGATTTAGATGAAAAACCTGTGGAGGTACAAAAAATTACTCCCAGTTCCAATAGATAATATGCCAAGATATTTGGTCAGCTTCATAAATTAGTAGTGTTTTGAAACCTATAGCATTATGAGCGTTTAAGGAGCGTATGTTGTCTGAAGCTACTTCAGTAATTAAAAGGTCGTATGTATTCTGTAGTTTGGTTTTCATATGTTGATATAAACCTCTAAAAATACCTTGGCCGCGATACTCTTTATCAACACAAACTTGTCCCATGACGATATATTTGTTTGGTTGATCTAATGAGCTTTCAATTTTTTTGAACATCGGTTTAAGAACTTCAATATCATTTCCAAAGTTCGAAGTCATACATAATGTATAGCCAATAACTTTATCCTGATCTTTAGCAATAATATGAGGTTGTTGGTCATTCATCTTTTTTAAGATGTTAAAATCGTGTTCTACTGTAACAAAACCTTCTTTTTTCTTCTCTTCTGAGGAAATTGAAGTAGTAAGATTTTTTTGTTGTAGTAAAAGGATTTGTTCCAATTCCTTATGAGATGTTACGGTAGTGTATATTAGATGTTGAATAGTCATCTTTTTAACTTTAGAATTTAGATATAAAGATAGTATTATACTCCTATCTTTGACCAAAATATTTTTATGTCAAATCAGTTTTTAAATCTAGGAGTTGCTGCTCCTTTGCAAAAGAGCTTAGAAGACTTGCAATTTTCTACTCCTACGGATATTCAGGAGAAATCAATTCCTGTTTTGTTACAAAAGAAAGATGATTTTGTAGGATTAGCAAAGACCGGAACAGGAAAAACAGCAGCTTTTGGTTTGCCTTTATTACAATTGATTGATTTGGATACTCCAAAAGTTCAGGCGGTAATCCTTGCTCCAACAAGAGAATTAGGACAACAGATTTATGATAATTTAGTGTCTTTTTCTACCTATTTACCTGCCATATCAATCGCTTCTGTATGTGGAGGGGTTCCTATTAAACCACAAATAGAACGTTTAAAAAATACTACTCATATCGTAGTGGCGACTCCTGGACGTTTAATTGATTTAATAAAGCGTGATAAAATTGATATCACAGCTGCTGATTATTTGATTCTTGATGAAGCCGATGAAATGATTAGCTCCTTAAAAGATGGATTGGATGAAATCGTTGCAGTCTTACCAAAAAAAAGAAGGACTATTTTGTTTACTGCAACAATGCCAGGAACGATAAAGCAATTGATTCAGAATTATATGTCTAAACATGTGATTCAGGTAACTGCAGATATGGAAACGGTTGGTCATCAAGGAATCGATCATCAATATGTGGTCGTAGAACCTATAGAGAAATTAGAAGTTCTCATGCATTTTCTTAGTTCTAAAGAAGGAGAGCGTGGGATTATTTTCTGTAAGACGAAAGCAGCAGTTAATAAATTAGCAAAAAACTTAGCAATTAATAAGTTCTCTTCTGGGGCACTTCACGGAAGTTTATCACAGCCTATACGTGATAGGATAATGGGGCAATTTAGAGAAGGTCATATTGATATTCTTGTCGCTACAGACTTAGCCGCTAGAGGAATCGACGTAAAAGAGATATCCTATGTGGTGAATTATCATTTACCGGATGTGTATGATACGTATGTACACCGCAGTGGACGAACAGCAAGAGCTGGAGCCAAAGGACTTTCATTAACGGTATTACAAAAAGAAGAAGTTGAGGATTTAGCCGAATTTACAGAAGAATTAGGAATTACATTTAAGAAATTCAAAAAGGCAGATCCGCAAAGTATAGAAGAGAATAATACACTTTTGTGGGCTAAGAAAATATTTAAAACTAAGCCCAATCATGATGTGTCGGCTGAGTTTAAAGAAAAAATCAAAACTGTTTTTCATCATCTTACAAAAGAAGAATTGATCGAGAAAATACTAGCTAATCATTTGAAAGAAAAAATGAATACAGTCTCTCTAAAAACAGAAATACCTAAAAAGAAAAGACGATAGTTATTAGAATATAGGAAGAAACTGTAACTAGCTTATCTATACAATTACAGTTTCTTTTTTTTATAACGATGTAATACCAATCTTACCTTTCATTAAGGGAGATCAAAGGATGTATTGTGTGGATTTTAATATGGATGACTAATTGAAGAAAGTCTAATAATATTTCCTATTGTAGATGTTATCATTTTCCAATCATTTATTTTACCAAAAGAAAAATCTCTTTGATACATATCATAAGTGTGTTCTTGTTTAAGTATACCAATATCAACAACTTTTAAGGTATCTTTTTCAAAAACTAAAGCTTCAGAAGATGTCTCGATAGCATTAATATCATATACCTTTCCATCATAGAGAGGTTTGATTTTCGCAACATTTGTATGTCCAACTATAATTTGGGATGCATTATAGGTCTCAAGAATGGTATCGATTTGTTGCGGAGTTGCTTTTTTAACTTCGTCGTTTTGTCTAACGTAACCTCTGTATTGCGTAACACCTGTTTTTCCTAAAATAGCCTCTTTTAGGCTATCATCTACTGATTTGTTTTCCCAATAATCCCACATTGCTTGATTAATTTGTTGTAGACTAAAGTTTTTGTTGGCAGTATCAGGACTTATTCCGCCATGGGTAATAATCATAGAACCAATTTTAACAATAACGGGTCGAGTTCTTAACCATTTTCCTAAATAGGTTTTATCAGAATAAGCATCTTTAAAAGACATCATTTGTTCTATTGCATATAGGTTAAGAGGATCTACTCGACTAAAATTTCCTTTAAGAATATATTGTTCGTGATTTCCAATAAGATAATGTACCATACCACCAGCTGCTCTCGCTTGTTCTGATAGAGCAACTATTTTCCATAAGACTTTGCTGACTTCATTACCACGGTCAACCATATCACCTGCAATTACTAAATGATTTTTGTTAAAGTTCCAATTTCCATCAGAATCAATAACATTTAGATTTTTTAGGGTACAATCCATATATGTGTGATCTCCATGAATATCACTTATAAATACAATTTTATTAGGTGTATTGTTTACTTCAGTAACCGGTTTGTTGATATTTGGTAACATGAAATTTAGTTTTTTATCTCCTGTATCTATGCTAAATTTTTTAATACTGTTACTATAATTTTTATGGTATACATTACCATTATAAAACCAATCTACTGATATATCTTGATTTTTATTGTAAGTAACTATTGGTCCTTCCATAAAATCCTTAGTGAAACTAGTAGAATCAGCAGTACCGGACAAGTTTATGTTTATATCTATAAATTTTTCTTTTATAGGAACTTGAAGCGAAGTATAGACTCCGTTTTCAGAAAAGAAAACCGAACTTTGATTGAGTTTATAAATAATAAGAGTGAGCATAATTAGAATTATACCTAACACTGGATAAAAAATGAATACACGTATTTTTTTTGATTTTTTCATGAGTTTAATTTTTAAAATAAGACAAAAGAGTGGCCTATCGAGGCTTTTTGTAAGCTCAACAAACTGACAGCTAGAATCCTGTGGACTCTATAAAATTTTGGTTGTAGAAACGGTTTTTAAATAGGAGTACTTAAGAATAAACTTAGTAATAAAGTGATTGATTTCGTTTAATTGATGCTACAATGATTGGTTTTGAAAACGTTAAGGTTGATATTCTAAAATATCTGACGGTTGGCATTCTAATGCCTCGCAGATTGCTTCTAATGTAGAAAAACGTATTGCTTTGGCTTTTCCTGATTTTAGAATAGATAGATTGGCTGTAGTGATCCCTATTTTTTCTGCCAACTCTTTACTTTTCATTTTTCGCTTAGCGAGCATAACATCTAGATTTATAATTATTGGCATAGCTATATTGTTAGTTCGTTTTCTTCTTGTAGTGTAAAACCTAATTTGAATATGGTAGCAATAAATGCTGCAAAAACACCTAATCCCAAGTGTAGTAGTCCAGGAGTTATATCGTTAAAAACAATTTTGTTGCTTATCAGAATTCCTATAATTACATAAGCTATGGGTAAAATTAGATTTAATATGGTAAACCATCTCAAGTATTTTATAGCTTCTTCTGTAAAAAGTTTTTTAGCACTAAATGTTTTAAAAATCAAAGATAGTACCAAGAAAAAAGCTGAATATAGTATTAGAAAACAGAAAACACCTATAAATGTAATTGTATTATAACCTCCTTTTATCATAGAATTCGTAAAAGGGATGTATATCTGCAATTCATCTGATTCCGTGATAATAAAATTATTACTTACTAAGGATACTATTAGAAATAGTAGAAAAGCTCCATACCCCATCATTATTAATCGTGTACTATAAAATAATACAGTTGATAGGGATTTTTTTCCAAACATTTTTAGCTCCATAATTATACAGTTAATTGGTTTTCGGATTGAATTTCTACTCCTCTTTTAAAGATGAATGCAATAATAAAAATAATTCCAGCCATGAAAAGGAATTCAGAACTTCCCCAGTCTAATTCAAATATAAATCCCTTTTTTAGTAACCACTTGCAATAGTGATTTGCTATATATGCTAATAAACCTGTCCATAAGGATACATAACTAATAGAAGAAATTAATCTGGCTACAACTTTGGTAAAGGGTTTATCAAAATCAATTATTGAAAAAATCTTAATTACTAAATAGAACAAATAAGCTTTTAGAGCAGTTACTGAAATAATTAATGATAACACAAAAACATAGTACTTAACAGAAGATTCGTAAAGATTAGATAAGTCTATATTTAGATATAAGTTTTCTGTGGCTTTTGGGTTTATTAATAGACTAATTCCTCCAGATATTAGTAAGGCTCCTAGTTTGATACATAAGCCAATAAATAATATCCAAGATACTATTTTCATTAATGTTGTAATTTGTTTTGTTTCCATAGTTATTATCGTTTTACGATAACAAATATATAAAAATTATTGAAAAACAATAATTTTTTATCAATAAAGAATACTTAATTGTTGTTTTTCAAAACTACAAGTATAAGCTAGAATAATTCTAATGGTTCCATTTTATTGTATTTTTACGGCATGAATGGTTTTCCAAAAAAACTTGAGAAAAGACTTAAGGATAGAGAAGATAATATGGCATTACGCAGCCTTTCTGAACAAGCTGCGGTAATAGATTTTGCATCGAATGATTATATAGGTTTTTCTTCTTCTAAGTTAATTTTTGATAATACTCATAAATCATTAATAGAAAAAGGGATTCATCAAAATGGTGCTACAGGTTCTAGATTATTGTCTGGGAACCACCCATTATATGTTGAAACGGAAACAATGCTTACCACTTTTCATAATGCCGAAGCTGCTTTGATTTTTAATTCTGGATATGACGCAAATGTTGGTTTTTTTTCATCTGTTCCGCAAAGAGGCGATATCATTTTATACGATGAATTTATACATGCTTCTATTCGAGATGGAATAAAGATGAGTAATGCTAGGTCTTATAAATTTAATCATAATGATATAGATGACTTAAAACAAAGGCTTCAACAAACTAGGGAGAATAAAAAAAGTAGTAGCGAACCTTTAGAAGTGTATGTTGTTACAGAATCGGTGTTTTCCATGGATGGAGATACACCTGATCTAGGTGCTTTTAGTACATTTTGTAAAGAGAATAAGTGTCAGCTTATAATTGACGAAGCTCACGCTACAGGAGTTTTTGGAGATAATGGTGTTGGTCTTGTCCAACAATTAGGATTGGAAGATAGCGTATTTGCTCGTATACATACATTCGGTAAAGCGATGGGTTGTCATGGTGCAGCTATATTGGGATCTTCGGAGTTGAAAAGCTATTTGGTAAATTTTGCCAGAAGTTTTATTTATACTACTGGATTACCTCCTCATTCTTTAGTTACAATTCAGACTGCTTTGATAGAACTTCAGACAACATTAGAAATTGAAAAGTTAAAACAGAACATATTATTTTTTCAACAAAAATTGGAGGAAACAAAACAGCGATCTCTTTTTATAGAAAGTAATTCAGCAATTCATTGTTGCATTATTTCTGGTAATGAGAAGATAAAAAAGATTGCATCGCAAATACAGGAAAGAGGTTTTGATGTTAAGCCCATTTTGTCGCCTACAGTTCCCGATGGAAAAGAACGATTACGATTTTGTCTCCATAGTTATAATACGAAAGAAGAACTTGCTGAAGTTTTAGAGTTGTTAGCTACCTTTACCAAAAATTAAAAACACATCATATCATGTCTAGTAATTCTGAGACAAATTCAAAAAAAATATTTATTACAGGTATTGGAACAGATGTCGGAAAAACGATTGTATCGGCTATAGTCGTAGAGGCATTAGAAGCAGATTATTTTAAGCCAGTTCAAGCAGGAGACCTTACATATTCGGATACAGATAAAGTAAAAGAATTAGTGTCTAATACTACTTCAAAATTTTATCCAAATAGTTATGCACTGCAAACTCCAATGAGTCCTCACGCAGCAGCAGAAATTGATGGAGTTACAATAGATTTAAAGACAGTAAAATTACCGAAAACTAATAATGATATTGTTGTTGAAGGAGCAGGAGGGTTATTAGTTCCTCTTAATGAAAAAGAAACTATTCTAGATCTTATAAATTCTGATTATAAGGTAATAGTAGTTTCTAGACATTATTTAGGCAGTATAAATCACACATTGCTAACAGTAAAATTATTACAAGAAAAAGGATTTGATCCAGTAATTATTTTTAGCGGAGAAGAGCACGTAACTACAGAAGATATTATTCAGAAAATGACAGGCACTCAAATTATAGGCAGAATAGATAATGAACCTTATTTTGATACTATGGTGGTAAAAGAGTATGCATCCGTTTTTAAGGATAAATTAGAAGCTTTATGAATTTAAAAGAAAGAGATAAGAAACATCTTTGGCACCCATTAACACAGCATAAAATTCATCCAGATGCATTGCCTATAGTAAGAGCAGAAGGAGCTTTGCTATATGACGATCAAGGAAAAGAATATATTGATGGAATTGCTTCATGGTATACTGCGATCTATGGGCATTGTAACCCTTATATTATCGAAAAAGTAAATAATCAAATGCGTAACTTGGATCAGATTGTTTTTGCAGGATTTACACATGAACCTGCAATTAAACTTTCTGAAGAACTGATTGATATATTACCAGATAATCAAGAAAAAATATTTTTCTCTGATAATGGATCTACAGCAAATGAGGTAGGGATTAAAATGGCATTGCAATATCATTTTAATAAAGGAGAAAAAAGAAATACGATTATTGCTTTTCAGGATGGGTTTCATGGGGATACATTTGGAGCAATGTCTGCATCAGGCCTATCTGTTTATAATGGCCCATTTGAGGATTTTTTTATTGATGTACAACGAATTCCAACACCTAACAAAGAAAATTTTGATGAGGTAATAAAAAAGTTACTAGAGATTATCAATTCATATAATGTAGCTGCTTTTATCTATGAACCTCTTGTACAAGGAGCTAATGCTATGCATATGTTCGATGCAGAATATCTTAATGAAATTCTAAAAATTTGTACTGCGAATAATATCATTACCATCGCTGATGAGGTGATGACAGGTTTTGGTAAGACCGGAAAAGACTTTGCCTCGGAATATATAGAAACCAAGCCTGATATTATTTCTATGTCTAAAGCTTTAACTGCTGGTTTTGTGCCCATGGCTGTTACTAGTTGTACTCAAAATATATATGATGCATTTTTAGACGATTCTGTTGGTAAAGCATTCTTTCATGCACATACATACTCCGCTAATCCAATAGCGTGTTCTGTTGCAATAGCCGGAATAGAACTTTTAAAATCCGAAGAAATACAGCATAATATTAATACCATTATTAAATCACATCAGGACTTTGATGCTATCATACGAAACCATTCTAAGGTAAAAACTACCAGACAAAAGGGAGTTATTTATGCGCTAGATTTAGACGTAGAGATGGATCGTTATGGTAAAAAAAGATATGAAATATTTGATCATTTTATGAAAAATGGGGTTTGTCTTCGTCCGTTAGGGAAAACAATCTATTTATTGCCGCCTTATGTTATTAAGAAAGATCAGTTAGATAAAATTTATGATACAATTATTTCTGCTTTAAACTCTTTGTAAACAGATAGCTATAAAATAACTATAAAATTTGATCAAATTTTAGGGTAACAAATATCGCTTTTAAGACACTAACTATCGACTTCGCGTATAGCGAGGATAATTAAACCCATTTAATAATGAAAAAACTTTTATTTCTATCTGCGATTACAATTTTTGCAAGTTGTGATAGTGATTCTGTCTCTGATGAATTTGATAATGCCAACGGGGATACTGCAAAAAAATTAATAGAAACCGTTGAATTTAACCCTGCGCAAGTTGACGAAGAAGATCAAGTGTTTACAGTGAACTACGATGCCAATAATAAAGTAACAAGTGCATCTAACGGAATCGAAACCGCTGTTTTATTACACGAAAACGATGAGTTGTCAACGATTACAGGAGATGGTGATCCTTTTAGTTTAAGTGAATTATATCAAGATCCATATGATGCATTTGAAACAGGAGATGTATTGGAATATGATACTAGTGGAAATCCGATTTCTATTAGTGTACTCGAGGAGTATTATGAGTATAATCAAACTACAGGAGAATATGAAGAAACTATAGAAGAGTATATTGCAACAATTACATATGATGCTACACCAAACCCTTATTTCTATACGTTTGAAGCTGCCGGTTTAATTGAAGTTTTAGATAAAGTTCAATTAAACTTTAGTATGATGCCGCAAAGTCCCGAAATTGTTAGAGCGCGTGCACTATTTCCTTTAAATAATATTAAATCTATTGTTTACAAGGATGAAGACGGTGAAGTTGTTGGTGAACTTAAAATTGAATACGTATATGATGCAGATAATTATCCGACTTCTGCAACATTAACAGTGATTGATGAAGACGAGTTGTCTTTAGTATATACATTAACATATATTTATAAGCAATAATCTTGTATAAACTACTCAAAAAAATAAGAGGACTTCTTGAAAAAGAGTCCTCTTATTTTTTATAATACTTTTTGGGTTAATTTTCTTCGGATCCTTTTCCCCACAATAAATCGACTTGTTCGTTTGTTTCTTCTAGTATTACATATAGTTCAGAATATGTCCAAGTGTCATTTTGCTTAGTACCAACAATGTATATTCTAGCTTCTCCATTAGGACCTTTGATCGGGATAGAAATATCGGCAGAACCTTCTTCATTTTCAAATTTTAAGCTACCATTCATTATACCATTAGTTTCTATTGGTTCTCCTAACATTTGTACGATATACTCATCTTGTTGTGCTTTTAAAAGGCCGTCTTGATAAGGTCCAGAGTTTGTAAAAGCTTTAGAAACTCCGAAGACAACTGAGCCTAGGAATACAAAAAAAATAACGATTAAAGTAAAACAACCTCCTACAGGTACTACCCAAGGCCAATTTCTGCTAAACCAACTTTTTTTAGATGTTTGTTCTTCCATATTATAAAGTGCTTTTTGGTTACTCTATAGGTAGGAATTTCTGTTGTTTTGTTACAAGATATATTTATTCATAAAGATAGTTTCCTGCCGCGTTGCCCATTTTTCTCATATTATGACCAACATTAGGAATTACTTTTAGTTCCCAATTAAATAGATACCCCATTTCTTCGGCTTTTGATTTGGCTACTTTAAAAAAGTACTTTGCCCTTGCTAATCTATGTAATCCTTGTTTGTCTACAGTTTTGGAACGCAGTAAAATTCCGCCAGTTTCATTTTCATTATCTAATTCGCCAACAAAAATTACTAGTTTTTGAGAAAAAGCTTTTTTTAAATCTTGTTTTGAAAGGTTAAGATCTTCTATGC
This genomic interval carries:
- a CDS encoding S9 family peptidase — protein: MIKNIIALFFFSFTTLIFAQKRSLTHDDYDFWKSITDTKISNSGKLIVSVIETATKRGDGYIEIYNTESNKKFTFFNGYDSSITEDESFVVFKRKPKYETVRKEKKKKLKKDKTTKDDLFVYDVKANKIYDSITRVSSYKVPDDSNGWLVIEKFKNKKPEKKKKDTLKAKAKDTVKLKLGKAFKQNYALVYDLNTRQQDTILQIKDFVLSEKGKKFYYTKKDEKKKKKDIGVFEYDIVSKSKFLIDSTRYIYNKLSVDKSGEHFSFIAAKDSTHVDSLQYELFYYKNQKLTDLVDVLGKNLRNNWELEDGQTPFFSENGSRLYFYSKPKVQFNQDTTLLEDEIPQVDVWNWKDKMIQPEQNARFEELKKRAFISYYDTEKSSVVHIQDDTFEDLIFDKDQQQKYILGATGSPYDSERSWLLPWTRDFYVIDTYTGQKRLGLTKTALRPFLSPDGRYALYYDIFKKHWFSLELSTLNKVNLTEKVKVAFYDEDDDHPMLPYPYGFGGFDKDGNGLIYDKFDIWKVSMSGETKPINITAIGRKKNIEYRTERLDSENRDNASYSGQDLLITSFDKTTKSSGLYVLRDNKLVEKIKPTEFFLDEYNKAKKGEVITFRKQNFNTFQDLHYTNNNFESITQITKANPQKEEFKWGTAELFSWKAYDGTKLDGIIYKPEDFDPSKKYPLITYFYEKRSDSYRTYYTPRPSASIVNPSYLVSNDYIMFVPDIVYEDGKPGPSSYNCVVSGVEALEKLGYVDSENIGIQGQSWGGYQVAYLVTVTNKFKAAMAGAPVSNMTSAYGGIRWQSGLSRAFQYERSQSRIGKNLWDGFDLYIENSPLFGIPKIETPLLMMHNDKDGAVPYYQGIEMFMGMRRLGKPAWLLVYNDEAHNLRKEKNRQDLSIRMMQFFDYYLQDKPVPTWMTKGVPRIDKGKNLGYDLDEKPVEVQKITPSSNR
- a CDS encoding GNAT family N-acetyltransferase, with product MTIQHLIYTTVTSHKELEQILLLQQKNLTTSISSEEKKKEGFVTVEHDFNILKKMNDQQPHIIAKDQDKVIGYTLCMTSNFGNDIEVLKPMFKKIESSLDQPNKYIVMGQVCVDKEYRGQGIFRGLYQHMKTKLQNTYDLLITEVASDNIRSLNAHNAIGFKTLLIYEADQISWHIIYWNWE
- a CDS encoding DEAD/DEAH box helicase, with amino-acid sequence MSNQFLNLGVAAPLQKSLEDLQFSTPTDIQEKSIPVLLQKKDDFVGLAKTGTGKTAAFGLPLLQLIDLDTPKVQAVILAPTRELGQQIYDNLVSFSTYLPAISIASVCGGVPIKPQIERLKNTTHIVVATPGRLIDLIKRDKIDITAADYLILDEADEMISSLKDGLDEIVAVLPKKRRTILFTATMPGTIKQLIQNYMSKHVIQVTADMETVGHQGIDHQYVVVEPIEKLEVLMHFLSSKEGERGIIFCKTKAAVNKLAKNLAINKFSSGALHGSLSQPIRDRIMGQFREGHIDILVATDLAARGIDVKEISYVVNYHLPDVYDTYVHRSGRTARAGAKGLSLTVLQKEEVEDLAEFTEELGITFKKFKKADPQSIEENNTLLWAKKIFKTKPNHDVSAEFKEKIKTVFHHLTKEELIEKILANHLKEKMNTVSLKTEIPKKKRR
- a CDS encoding metallophosphoesterase — encoded protein: MKKSKKIRVFIFYPVLGIILIMLTLIIYKLNQSSVFFSENGVYTSLQVPIKEKFIDININLSGTADSTSFTKDFMEGPIVTYNKNQDISVDWFYNGNVYHKNYSNSIKKFSIDTGDKKLNFMLPNINKPVTEVNNTPNKIVFISDIHGDHTYMDCTLKNLNVIDSDGNWNFNKNHLVIAGDMVDRGNEVSKVLWKIVALSEQARAAGGMVHYLIGNHEQYILKGNFSRVDPLNLYAIEQMMSFKDAYSDKTYLGKWLRTRPVIVKIGSMIITHGGISPDTANKNFSLQQINQAMWDYWENKSVDDSLKEAILGKTGVTQYRGYVRQNDEVKKATPQQIDTILETYNASQIIVGHTNVAKIKPLYDGKVYDINAIETSSEALVFEKDTLKVVDIGILKQEHTYDMYQRDFSFGKINDWKMITSTIGNIIRLSSISHPY
- a CDS encoding helix-turn-helix transcriptional regulator, whose translation is MPIIINLDVMLAKRKMKSKELAEKIGITTANLSILKSGKAKAIRFSTLEAICEALECQPSDILEYQP
- a CDS encoding DUF2975 domain-containing protein is translated as MELKMFGKKSLSTVLFYSTRLIMMGYGAFLLFLIVSLVSNNFIITESDELQIYIPFTNSMIKGGYNTITFIGVFCFLILYSAFFLVLSLIFKTFSAKKLFTEEAIKYLRWFTILNLILPIAYVIIGILISNKIVFNDITPGLLHLGLGVFAAFIATIFKLGFTLQEENELTI
- a CDS encoding DUF2975 domain-containing protein, translated to METKQITTLMKIVSWILFIGLCIKLGALLISGGISLLINPKATENLYLNIDLSNLYESSVKYYVFVLSLIISVTALKAYLFYLVIKIFSIIDFDKPFTKVVARLISSISYVSLWTGLLAYIANHYCKWLLKKGFIFELDWGSSEFLFMAGIIFIIAFIFKRGVEIQSENQLTV
- a CDS encoding pyridoxal phosphate-dependent aminotransferase family protein, with product MNGFPKKLEKRLKDREDNMALRSLSEQAAVIDFASNDYIGFSSSKLIFDNTHKSLIEKGIHQNGATGSRLLSGNHPLYVETETMLTTFHNAEAALIFNSGYDANVGFFSSVPQRGDIILYDEFIHASIRDGIKMSNARSYKFNHNDIDDLKQRLQQTRENKKSSSEPLEVYVVTESVFSMDGDTPDLGAFSTFCKENKCQLIIDEAHATGVFGDNGVGLVQQLGLEDSVFARIHTFGKAMGCHGAAILGSSELKSYLVNFARSFIYTTGLPPHSLVTIQTALIELQTTLEIEKLKQNILFFQQKLEETKQRSLFIESNSAIHCCIISGNEKIKKIASQIQERGFDVKPILSPTVPDGKERLRFCLHSYNTKEELAEVLELLATFTKN
- the bioD gene encoding dethiobiotin synthase gives rise to the protein MSSNSETNSKKIFITGIGTDVGKTIVSAIVVEALEADYFKPVQAGDLTYSDTDKVKELVSNTTSKFYPNSYALQTPMSPHAAAEIDGVTIDLKTVKLPKTNNDIVVEGAGGLLVPLNEKETILDLINSDYKVIVVSRHYLGSINHTLLTVKLLQEKGFDPVIIFSGEEHVTTEDIIQKMTGTQIIGRIDNEPYFDTMVVKEYASVFKDKLEAL
- the bioA gene encoding adenosylmethionine--8-amino-7-oxononanoate transaminase, yielding MNLKERDKKHLWHPLTQHKIHPDALPIVRAEGALLYDDQGKEYIDGIASWYTAIYGHCNPYIIEKVNNQMRNLDQIVFAGFTHEPAIKLSEELIDILPDNQEKIFFSDNGSTANEVGIKMALQYHFNKGEKRNTIIAFQDGFHGDTFGAMSASGLSVYNGPFEDFFIDVQRIPTPNKENFDEVIKKLLEIINSYNVAAFIYEPLVQGANAMHMFDAEYLNEILKICTANNIITIADEVMTGFGKTGKDFASEYIETKPDIISMSKALTAGFVPMAVTSCTQNIYDAFLDDSVGKAFFHAHTYSANPIACSVAIAGIELLKSEEIQHNINTIIKSHQDFDAIIRNHSKVKTTRQKGVIYALDLDVEMDRYGKKRYEIFDHFMKNGVCLRPLGKTIYLLPPYVIKKDQLDKIYDTIISALNSL
- a CDS encoding cytochrome c oxidase assembly factor Coa1 family protein; translation: MEEQTSKKSWFSRNWPWVVPVGGCFTLIVIFFVFLGSVVFGVSKAFTNSGPYQDGLLKAQQDEYIVQMLGEPIETNGIMNGSLKFENEEGSADISIPIKGPNGEARIYIVGTKQNDTWTYSELYVILEETNEQVDLLWGKGSEEN